From the Kitasatospora viridis genome, one window contains:
- the murG gene encoding undecaprenyldiphospho-muramoylpentapeptide beta-N-acetylglucosaminyltransferase: protein MHVVLAGGGTAGHIEPAMALADALRRHDPSIGITALGTERGLETRLVPERGYQLELIPAVPLPRKPTPELITVPGRLRGTVRAAQEIIERVNADAVVGFGGYVAMPAYLAAKRAGVPIVVHEANARPGLANKIGARYSDFVAVSTPDSKLRDSRYIGIPLRRTIATLDRNAVRPEARAYFGLDQRLPTLLVSGGSQGARRLNETVQAIAPRLQQYGVQILHAVGPKNELPQIDDIPGMPPYRALPYVDRMDLAYAAADLMLCRAGAMTVAELAAVGLPAAFVPLPIGNGEQRLNAQPMVKAGGGLLVDDAELTPDWVLRNVLPVLTDPQKLWDMSRAAAEFGRRDADDLLVGMVYEAIDAARGGRRRG, encoded by the coding sequence GTGCATGTCGTACTCGCCGGCGGAGGCACCGCCGGTCACATCGAGCCGGCCATGGCGCTCGCGGACGCGCTGCGCAGGCACGACCCCAGCATCGGCATCACCGCGCTCGGCACCGAGCGCGGCCTGGAGACCCGGCTGGTGCCCGAGCGCGGCTACCAGCTGGAGCTGATCCCGGCCGTACCGCTGCCGCGCAAGCCCACCCCCGAGCTGATCACCGTGCCGGGCCGGCTGCGCGGCACCGTGCGCGCGGCCCAGGAGATCATCGAGCGGGTCAACGCGGACGCGGTGGTCGGCTTCGGCGGCTACGTCGCGATGCCCGCCTACCTGGCGGCCAAGCGGGCCGGCGTGCCGATCGTGGTGCACGAGGCCAACGCCCGGCCCGGCCTGGCCAACAAGATCGGCGCCCGCTACAGCGACTTCGTCGCGGTCTCCACCCCGGACAGCAAGCTGCGCGACTCGCGCTACATCGGCATCCCGCTGCGCCGCACCATCGCCACCCTGGACCGCAACGCGGTCCGGCCCGAGGCCCGCGCCTACTTCGGCCTGGACCAGCGGCTGCCCACCCTGCTGGTCTCCGGCGGGTCGCAGGGCGCCCGGCGGCTGAACGAGACGGTCCAGGCGATCGCGCCGCGGCTGCAGCAGTACGGCGTGCAGATCCTGCACGCGGTCGGCCCGAAGAACGAGCTGCCGCAGATCGACGACATCCCGGGGATGCCGCCGTACCGGGCGCTGCCCTACGTGGACCGGATGGACCTGGCCTACGCCGCGGCCGACCTGATGCTCTGCCGGGCCGGCGCGATGACGGTGGCCGAGCTGGCCGCGGTCGGCCTGCCGGCCGCCTTCGTGCCGCTGCCGATCGGCAACGGCGAGCAGCGGCTGAACGCCCAGCCGATGGTGAAGGCGGGCGGCGGCCTGCTGGTGGACGACGCCGAGCTGACCCCGGACTGGGTGCTGCGCAACGTGCTGCCGGTGCTGACCGACCCGCAGAAGCTCTGGGACATGAGCCGGGCGGCGGCCGAGTTCGGCCGCCGGGACGCCGACGACCTGCTGGTGGGCATGGTCTACGAGGCGATCGACGCCGCCCGCGGTGGCCGCAGGCGTGGCTGA
- the murD gene encoding UDP-N-acetylmuramoyl-L-alanine--D-glutamate ligase: MTADQLTQWQDLPVVVAGLGVSGISAARVLHGLGARVTVVDGGDSPVLRDRAAELAGIEVRLGDGASLPEGTRLVVTSPGWPPSSPLFAAAAAAGLEIWGDVELAWRLRRPLPGTGEPAPWLAVTGTNGKTTTVQMLASILTAAGKHTAAVGNVGVSVLDAVLAGFANDAQPYDVLAVELSSYQLHWAPSLRVHSAAVLNLAPDHLDWHGSMEAYAADKGRIYQGNQVACVYNLADPATEELVREADVEEGCRAIGFGLGSPGPSNFGVVDGLLVDRAFVPDRTRSAAEIGAVSDVNPPAPHNITNALAAAALARAYGVDGKAVRDGLRDFRPDAHRIAHVAEVAGVAYVNDSKATNTHAAAASLRSYDPIVWIAGGLAKGATFDELVQGARGRLRGVVLIGRDRALIREALARHAPDVPVIEAAEGQTGAVAMAEVVRAAAGLARSGDTVLLAPACASMDMFTNYGERGDLFAEAVRGLTE, from the coding sequence ATGACGGCCGACCAGCTGACGCAGTGGCAGGACCTGCCCGTGGTGGTCGCGGGCCTGGGCGTCTCCGGGATCAGCGCCGCCCGGGTGCTGCACGGCCTGGGCGCCCGGGTCACCGTGGTGGACGGCGGCGACAGCCCGGTGCTGCGCGACCGGGCCGCCGAGCTGGCGGGCATCGAGGTGCGCCTGGGTGACGGGGCCTCGCTGCCCGAGGGCACCCGACTGGTCGTCACCTCGCCCGGCTGGCCGCCGAGCAGCCCGCTGTTCGCCGCCGCGGCGGCGGCCGGGCTGGAGATCTGGGGCGACGTCGAGCTGGCCTGGCGGCTGCGCCGGCCGCTGCCCGGCACCGGCGAGCCGGCCCCCTGGCTGGCCGTCACCGGCACCAACGGCAAGACCACCACGGTGCAGATGCTGGCCTCGATCCTGACGGCGGCCGGCAAGCACACCGCGGCCGTCGGCAACGTCGGCGTCTCGGTGCTGGACGCGGTGCTGGCCGGTTTCGCCAACGACGCCCAGCCCTACGACGTGCTGGCCGTGGAGCTCTCCAGCTACCAGCTGCACTGGGCGCCCTCGCTGCGGGTGCACTCGGCCGCGGTGCTCAACCTGGCCCCGGACCACCTGGACTGGCACGGCTCGATGGAGGCCTACGCGGCCGACAAGGGCCGGATCTACCAGGGCAACCAGGTCGCCTGCGTCTACAACCTGGCCGACCCGGCCACCGAGGAGCTGGTCCGCGAGGCCGACGTCGAGGAGGGCTGCCGGGCGATCGGCTTCGGCCTCGGCAGCCCCGGACCGTCGAACTTCGGCGTGGTGGACGGCCTGCTGGTGGACCGCGCCTTCGTGCCGGACCGGACGAGGAGCGCGGCCGAGATCGGTGCGGTCTCCGACGTGAACCCGCCCGCCCCGCACAACATCACCAACGCGCTGGCGGCCGCCGCGCTGGCCCGCGCCTACGGCGTGGACGGCAAGGCGGTGCGGGACGGCCTGCGCGACTTCCGGCCGGACGCGCACCGGATCGCGCACGTCGCCGAGGTCGCCGGAGTGGCCTACGTGAACGACTCCAAGGCCACCAACACCCACGCGGCCGCCGCCTCGCTGCGCTCCTACGACCCGATCGTCTGGATCGCCGGCGGACTGGCCAAGGGGGCCACCTTCGACGAGCTGGTGCAGGGCGCGAGAGGGCGGTTGCGCGGGGTCGTGCTGATCGGCCGGGACCGCGCGCTGATCCGCGAGGCGCTGGCGCGACACGCCCCGGATGTGCCGGTGATCGAAGCGGCCGAGGGCCAGACTGGCGCGGTGGCGATGGCGGAGGTGGTCCGGGCGGCCGCCGGCCTCGCCCGGTCCGGCGATACCGTGCTGCTCGCCCCGGCCTGCGCCTCGATGGACATGTTCACCAACTACGGCGAACGGGGCGACCTCTTCGCCGAGGCGGTGCGGGGGCTGACGGAGTAA
- the mraY gene encoding phospho-N-acetylmuramoyl-pentapeptide-transferase — translation MKQILFSGMIGLVLSLFGTPALIKLLAKQGYGQYIRDDGPKAHHSKKGTPTMGGIAFILATLIAYFATKAIVGVAPRASGLLVLFLMTGLGLVGFLDDYIKVVKRRSLGLRAKAKLAGQSIVGLAFAVLSLQFSDNRGITPASTHLSFVQDFSWSVGPVLFVMFAYFMIAAMSNGVNLTDGLDGLATGASVMVFGAYTFIGIWEYNQSCANVITATAKCYEVRDPLDLAVVASALMGSCFGFLWWNTSPAKIFMGDTGSLALGGALAGLAICSRTEMLLALLGGLFVIITLSVIIQVASFRMTGKRVFKMAPLQHHFELKGWSEVLIVVRFWIIQGLCVAVGLGLFYAGWVSN, via the coding sequence GTGAAGCAGATCCTCTTCTCCGGCATGATCGGTCTGGTGCTGTCGCTGTTCGGCACGCCGGCCCTGATCAAGCTGCTGGCCAAGCAGGGCTACGGGCAGTACATCCGGGACGACGGCCCCAAGGCGCACCACAGCAAGAAGGGCACGCCCACGATGGGCGGCATCGCCTTCATCCTGGCGACCCTGATCGCGTACTTCGCGACCAAGGCGATCGTCGGGGTGGCGCCGCGGGCCTCCGGCCTGCTGGTGCTCTTCCTGATGACGGGTCTGGGCCTGGTCGGCTTCCTGGACGACTACATCAAGGTGGTCAAGCGCCGCTCGCTGGGCCTGCGGGCCAAGGCGAAGCTGGCCGGCCAGTCGATCGTGGGCCTGGCCTTCGCGGTGCTGTCGCTGCAGTTCAGCGACAACCGCGGGATCACCCCGGCCTCCACCCACCTGTCCTTCGTGCAGGACTTCAGCTGGTCCGTGGGGCCGGTGCTGTTCGTGATGTTCGCGTACTTCATGATCGCGGCGATGTCGAACGGCGTGAACCTGACGGACGGTCTGGACGGCCTGGCCACCGGCGCCTCGGTGATGGTCTTCGGCGCGTACACGTTCATCGGGATCTGGGAGTACAACCAGAGCTGCGCCAACGTGATCACCGCGACCGCCAAGTGCTACGAGGTGCGCGACCCGCTGGACCTGGCGGTGGTCGCCTCCGCGCTGATGGGCTCGTGCTTCGGCTTCCTGTGGTGGAACACCTCGCCGGCCAAGATCTTCATGGGTGACACCGGCTCGCTGGCCCTCGGTGGCGCGCTGGCCGGCCTGGCCATCTGCTCGCGCACCGAGATGCTGCTGGCGCTGCTCGGCGGCCTCTTCGTGATCATCACCCTGTCGGTGATCATCCAGGTCGCCTCGTTCCGGATGACCGGCAAGCGGGTCTTCAAGATGGCACCACTACAGCACCACTTCGAACTGAAGGGCTGGAGCGAAGTCCTGATCGTGGTCCGGTTCTGGATCATCCAGGGCCTGTGCGTCGCGGTCGGCCTCGGCCTGTTCTACGCGGGCTGGGTGAGCAACTGA
- the ftsW gene encoding putative lipid II flippase FtsW produces the protein MAGQGKTETAAPPKEGGGPALISATSTVFKTEGAMGRLRALRERLHWTLSRPLTPYYLLLGSASLLLVLGLVMVFSSSNITAIHQGLPGLYYFRKQLVAVLLGAALLVAAARVPVAVHRVLAYPVLLGSIGAMVLVAIPGIGMKVNGNRNWLNFGFFQVQPSEFAKLALLLWAADLLARKQKAGTLTQWKHLLVPLVPGALVLLMLIMLGGDMGTSMILVAMVFALLWMVGAPLRLFVATLGIAVVACTALIITVPHRLDRLACIGTTKPVPNHDCFQALHGLYAFGLGGTFGTGLGAGYEKWGQLPEAHTDFIFAATGEELGLVGTLSVIGLFAALGYAGIRVAIGTKDPFVRYAAGAATTWIMAQAMINLGSALGLLPIAGVPLPLFSYGGSAMLSAMTALGMLLCFARSIPGAKAALAARSSKSRFRTGLRRVLPRRRTTARPTARAPRRER, from the coding sequence GTGGCGGGGCAGGGGAAGACGGAGACGGCCGCACCACCGAAGGAGGGCGGCGGACCCGCACTGATCTCGGCCACCAGCACGGTCTTCAAGACCGAGGGGGCGATGGGCCGGCTGCGGGCGCTGCGGGAGCGGCTGCACTGGACGCTGAGCCGGCCGCTCACCCCCTACTACCTGCTGCTCGGCTCCGCCTCGCTGCTGCTGGTGCTGGGCCTGGTGATGGTCTTCTCCTCGTCCAACATCACCGCGATCCACCAGGGCCTGCCCGGGCTCTACTACTTCCGCAAGCAGCTGGTCGCGGTGCTGCTGGGGGCCGCCCTGCTGGTGGCGGCGGCCCGGGTGCCGGTGGCGGTGCACCGGGTGCTGGCCTACCCGGTGCTGCTGGGCTCGATCGGCGCCATGGTGCTGGTCGCCATCCCCGGCATCGGGATGAAGGTCAACGGCAACCGGAACTGGCTGAACTTCGGCTTCTTCCAGGTGCAGCCCTCGGAGTTCGCCAAGCTGGCGCTGCTGCTCTGGGCGGCCGACCTGCTGGCCCGCAAGCAGAAGGCCGGCACCCTGACCCAGTGGAAGCACCTGCTGGTGCCGCTGGTGCCGGGTGCCCTGGTGCTGCTGATGCTGATCATGCTCGGCGGCGACATGGGCACCTCGATGATCCTGGTGGCGATGGTCTTCGCGCTGCTCTGGATGGTCGGCGCCCCGCTGCGGCTCTTCGTGGCCACCCTGGGCATCGCCGTGGTGGCCTGCACCGCGCTGATCATCACGGTGCCGCACCGGCTGGACCGGCTGGCCTGCATCGGCACCACCAAGCCGGTGCCGAACCACGACTGCTTCCAGGCGCTGCACGGGCTCTACGCCTTCGGGCTGGGCGGCACCTTCGGCACCGGCCTGGGCGCGGGCTACGAGAAGTGGGGCCAGCTGCCCGAGGCGCACACCGACTTCATCTTCGCCGCGACCGGTGAGGAACTCGGTCTGGTGGGGACGCTGTCGGTGATCGGTCTCTTCGCGGCACTAGGGTATGCGGGTATCCGAGTGGCCATCGGCACGAAGGACCCCTTCGTCAGGTACGCCGCGGGAGCCGCCACCACGTGGATCATGGCGCAGGCCATGATCAACCTGGGGTCGGCGCTGGGACTGCTGCCCATCGCGGGCGTACCCCTGCCGCTGTTCTCCTACGGGGGATCCGCCATGCTGTCGGCCATGACGGCACTCGGGATGCTGCTCTGCTTCGCCCGCAGCATCCCAGGAGCCAAGGCGGCGTTGGCCGCCCGGAGCTCGAAGTCCCGGTTCAGGACAGGTCTGCGCCGGGTGCTGCCACGACGACGAACCACAGCGCGCCCGACTGCTCGGGCGCCGCGCAGGGAGCGGTGA
- a CDS encoding cell division protein FtsQ/DivIB: MADRPSGADREAAGTGGRAADEFAEDERDAAPLRLSRRGIAVLSGFVALLLAVAGWLFFFSSVLDVQDVAVQGLRNDQLTVDQVRQAIGPVGHGPLARVDLDAVQHRVEAIPRVARAEVWRGWPHTLRVKVIERQAVAAVKGPDGKFTQMDASGVSFATEATPPPGVPVVEVQLSQAAQDAAAALPESVLVQGAVQVAAGLPAEVAKQGPSMLVRSYDDIEVRLPNGVTVRWGSPERTDRKATVLRALLKRSAKVYDVTAPDAPAISG, translated from the coding sequence GTGGCTGACCGTCCGTCCGGTGCGGACCGGGAGGCCGCGGGCACCGGGGGGCGGGCCGCGGACGAGTTCGCGGAGGACGAGCGCGATGCCGCCCCGCTGCGGCTCTCCCGGCGCGGCATCGCGGTGCTCAGCGGCTTCGTCGCGCTGCTGCTCGCGGTGGCCGGCTGGCTGTTCTTCTTCTCCTCGGTGCTGGACGTCCAGGACGTCGCGGTGCAGGGGCTGCGCAACGACCAGTTGACCGTCGATCAGGTGCGCCAGGCCATAGGGCCGGTGGGCCACGGGCCGCTGGCCCGGGTGGACCTGGACGCGGTGCAGCACCGGGTGGAGGCGATCCCGCGGGTGGCCCGGGCCGAGGTCTGGCGGGGCTGGCCGCACACCCTGCGGGTCAAGGTGATCGAGCGTCAGGCCGTGGCCGCGGTCAAGGGTCCTGACGGAAAGTTCACACAAATGGATGCTTCCGGGGTGAGCTTCGCCACCGAGGCCACCCCGCCGCCGGGCGTTCCGGTGGTGGAGGTCCAGCTCAGCCAGGCCGCCCAGGACGCCGCCGCGGCGCTCCCGGAGTCCGTCCTGGTGCAGGGAGCGGTGCAGGTCGCGGCCGGTCTGCCGGCCGAAGTGGCCAAGCAGGGCCCGTCGATGCTGGTCCGTTCGTATGACGACATCGAGGTACGACTGCCCAACGGGGTCACCGTGCGCTGGGGGAGTCCGGAGCGGACCGACCGCAAGGCGACGGTGCTCCGGGCACTGCTCAAGCGATCGGCCAAGGTCTACGACGTGACCGCTCCTGACGCCCCGGCGATCTCGGGTTGA
- a CDS encoding UDP-N-acetylmuramoyl-tripeptide--D-alanyl-D-alanine ligase: protein MIALTLAELAALTGGELSEVTDPQALVTGPVVIDSRKVEPGGLFAAFRGEQVDGHDYAARAVAAGAVAVLAERPVGVPAVVVADAQRALGLLGRAVVERAKEARLVALTGSAGKTSTKDLLAQLLARLGPTVATQGSLNNELGFPLTAARAAEDTRFLVLEMGARHRGDIAYLCELARPSIGLVLNVGSAHLGEFGSKEGIAQAKGELVESLPEDGVAVLNGDDPLVRAMASRTRARVVLFGERPDADVRAQDVRLDSTGRPSFTLTTPAGSAPVRLRLYGEHHVSNALAAAAVAMELGLSVDDTAAALGEAGALSRWRMEVVDRADGVTVVNDAYNANPESMRAALRALATMGGRGPERRRTWAVLGEMRELGGDSLDEHDAIGRLAVRLDVTKLVAVGGREAAHMELGARNEGSWGEESVLVSDADAAVELLRGQLRPGDVVLVKASRSVGLERVAEAILADGAAR from the coding sequence GTGATCGCACTGACCCTGGCCGAGCTGGCCGCGCTGACCGGCGGCGAGCTGTCCGAGGTGACGGACCCTCAGGCGCTGGTCACCGGCCCGGTGGTGATCGACTCCCGGAAGGTCGAGCCGGGCGGCCTGTTCGCCGCCTTCCGCGGCGAGCAGGTGGACGGCCACGACTACGCGGCCCGCGCGGTGGCGGCCGGTGCCGTCGCGGTGCTGGCCGAGCGCCCGGTCGGGGTGCCGGCCGTGGTGGTGGCGGACGCCCAGCGGGCGCTCGGCCTGCTGGGCCGCGCGGTGGTGGAGCGGGCCAAGGAGGCCCGGCTGGTGGCGCTGACCGGTTCGGCGGGCAAGACCAGCACCAAGGACCTGCTGGCCCAGCTGCTGGCGCGGCTCGGCCCGACGGTGGCCACCCAGGGCTCGCTCAACAACGAGCTGGGCTTCCCGCTGACCGCGGCCCGGGCGGCGGAGGACACCCGGTTCCTGGTGCTGGAGATGGGCGCCCGGCACCGCGGCGACATCGCCTACCTGTGCGAGCTGGCCCGTCCGTCGATCGGCCTGGTGCTGAACGTGGGATCGGCGCACCTGGGGGAGTTCGGCTCGAAGGAGGGCATCGCCCAGGCCAAGGGCGAGCTGGTGGAGTCGCTGCCCGAGGACGGGGTCGCGGTGCTCAACGGGGACGACCCGCTGGTGCGGGCGATGGCCTCGCGCACCCGGGCCCGGGTGGTGCTGTTCGGCGAGCGTCCGGACGCCGACGTGCGGGCACAGGACGTTCGCCTGGACTCCACCGGCCGTCCATCGTTCACGCTGACCACCCCGGCCGGTTCCGCTCCGGTACGACTGCGCCTGTACGGTGAGCACCACGTCTCGAACGCCCTCGCCGCCGCCGCGGTGGCGATGGAGCTCGGACTGTCCGTCGACGACACCGCCGCCGCCCTCGGCGAGGCGGGTGCGCTGTCCCGCTGGCGCATGGAGGTCGTCGACCGGGCCGACGGCGTGACCGTCGTGAACGACGCGTACAACGCGAACCCGGAGTCCATGCGGGCCGCGCTGCGCGCGCTGGCCACGATGGGCGGCCGCGGCCCGGAGCGCCGCCGCACCTGGGCGGTGCTCGGCGAGATGCGGGAGCTCGGCGGGGACAGTCTCGACGAGCACGACGCCATCGGCCGGCTCGCGGTCCGACTCGACGTCACCAAGCTGGTGGCGGTGGGGGGACGCGAGGCGGCGCACATGGAACTGGGCGCGAGGAACGAAGGTTCGTGGGGTGAGGAGTCGGTGCTGGTGTCCGACGCGGACGCGGCGGTCGAACTGCTGCGCGGTCAGCTGCGGCCAGGGGACGTGGTGCTGGTGAAGGCCAGCCGTTCGGTGGGCCTTGAGAGGGTGGCCGAGGCCATCCTCGCGGACGGTGCCGCCCGGTGA
- the ftsZ gene encoding cell division protein FtsZ: MAAPQNYLAVIKVVGIGGGGVNAINRMIEVGLKGVEFIAINTDAQALLMSDADVKLDVGRELTRGLGAGANPEVGRKAAEDHREEIEEVLKGADMVFVTAGEGGGTGTGGAPVVANIARSLGALTIGVVTRPFTFEGRRRANQAEDGIASLREEVDTLIVIPNDRLLSISDRQVSVLDAFRSADQVLLSGVQGITDLITTPGLINLDFADVKSVMSDAGSALMGIGSARGEDRAKAAAVMAISSPLLEASIDGARGVLLSISGGSDLGLFEINESAQLVSEAAHPEANIIFGAVIDDALGDEVRVTVIAAGFDGGQPPAIVREPVVKSATQSQSGATPERPSGRPYGGVGSVTGRSGEESGAAAHAPVRAETTVAPPVPPQVQPAKLPYVESPAEELDVPDFLK, translated from the coding sequence GTGGCAGCACCGCAGAACTACCTCGCAGTCATCAAGGTCGTCGGCATCGGCGGCGGTGGTGTGAACGCCATCAACCGGATGATCGAGGTCGGGCTGAAGGGCGTCGAGTTCATCGCGATCAACACCGACGCGCAGGCCCTGCTGATGAGCGACGCCGACGTCAAGCTCGACGTCGGCCGCGAGCTGACCCGCGGCCTCGGCGCCGGCGCCAACCCCGAGGTCGGCCGCAAGGCCGCCGAGGACCACCGCGAGGAGATCGAGGAGGTCCTCAAGGGGGCCGACATGGTCTTCGTCACCGCCGGCGAGGGCGGCGGCACCGGCACCGGCGGCGCGCCGGTGGTGGCCAACATCGCCCGCTCGCTCGGCGCCCTGACCATCGGCGTGGTCACCCGCCCCTTCACCTTCGAGGGCCGCCGCCGGGCCAACCAGGCCGAGGACGGCATCGCCTCGCTGCGCGAGGAGGTGGACACCCTGATCGTCATCCCGAACGACCGGCTGCTCTCCATCTCCGACCGCCAGGTCAGCGTGCTGGACGCGTTCCGCTCGGCCGACCAGGTGCTGCTCTCCGGTGTCCAGGGCATCACCGACCTGATCACCACCCCCGGCCTGATCAACCTGGACTTCGCCGACGTCAAGTCGGTCATGTCGGACGCCGGTTCGGCGCTGATGGGGATCGGCTCGGCGCGCGGCGAGGACCGGGCCAAGGCGGCCGCCGTGATGGCGATCTCCTCCCCGCTGCTGGAGGCCTCGATCGACGGCGCCCGCGGCGTGCTGCTCTCCATCTCCGGCGGCTCCGACCTCGGCCTCTTCGAGATCAACGAGTCGGCCCAGCTGGTCAGCGAGGCGGCCCACCCGGAGGCCAACATCATCTTCGGCGCGGTGATCGACGACGCGCTCGGCGACGAGGTGCGGGTCACCGTGATCGCGGCCGGCTTCGACGGCGGGCAGCCGCCGGCGATCGTGCGCGAGCCGGTGGTGAAGTCCGCCACCCAGAGCCAGTCCGGCGCGACGCCGGAGCGCCCGAGCGGCCGGCCGTACGGCGGGGTCGGCTCGGTGACGGGCCGTTCGGGCGAGGAGTCCGGCGCCGCGGCCCATGCGCCGGTCCGCGCCGAGACCACGGTCGCCCCGCCGGTCCCGCCGCAGGTGCAGCCGGCCAAGCTGCCCTACGTGGAGAGCCCGGCCGAGGAGCTCGACGTGCCGGACTTCCTGAAGTAA
- a CDS encoding UDP-N-acetylmuramoyl-L-alanyl-D-glutamate--2,6-diaminopimelate ligase, protein MNHVTPQPTGSPAPQGDAEGSLGFRHPAPDSLPAVPKSDQTSVSPPRPTTTVPTPLAELAELLGLAPVAGRAASGITHDSRAVRPGDVYVAFAGANHHGAAFAAGAAAAGAVAVLTDQAGAELAGGLDVPVLVVEQPRAWMGRLAARIYGEPSRSLLTIGITGTNGKTTTSYLVEAGLKGADRVPGVIGTVEMRVRDERIKSERTTPEATDLHAILAVMRERGADSVVMEVSSHALVFGRVDGVQYDVAVFNNLTPEHLDFHPDMEDYYRAKARLFEPGRSAAAVVNLDEEYGRRLAGETTLPLTTFSASGDPAADWRAVDVHLGPAGSTFTVQGPDGRSALAGVPLPGPFNVSNALAAITALVTAGVPLERAAAGVAAAPGVPGRLERVEAGQEYVAVVDYAHKPDALKAVLRSLREVTKGRLHVVVGCGGDRDPFKRAPMGAIAAALADTAVLTSDNPRSEDALAILASMLSGAAEVPESERGEVLVVPDRAEAIADAVARAHPGDTVLVAGKGHELGQYVKGEVRPFDDREVLREAIAHVRPEQRGVEQR, encoded by the coding sequence GTGAACCACGTCACCCCCCAGCCCACCGGTTCCCCCGCGCCCCAAGGGGACGCGGAGGGCTCGCTTGGCTTCCGGCACCCCGCGCCCGATAGCCTGCCCGCCGTGCCGAAATCAGACCAAACCAGTGTGAGCCCGCCCCGACCGACCACGACGGTGCCCACCCCGCTCGCCGAGCTGGCCGAACTGCTCGGCCTCGCCCCGGTCGCGGGCCGGGCGGCGAGCGGCATCACCCACGACTCCCGGGCGGTGCGCCCGGGCGACGTGTACGTGGCCTTCGCCGGCGCCAACCACCACGGTGCGGCCTTCGCGGCCGGCGCGGCGGCGGCCGGCGCGGTCGCGGTGCTGACCGACCAGGCCGGTGCCGAGCTGGCCGGCGGGCTGGACGTGCCGGTGCTGGTGGTGGAGCAGCCGCGGGCCTGGATGGGTCGCCTCGCCGCCCGGATCTACGGCGAGCCGTCGCGCTCGCTGCTGACCATCGGGATCACCGGCACCAACGGCAAGACCACCACCTCCTACCTGGTGGAGGCCGGCCTCAAGGGCGCCGACCGGGTGCCGGGGGTGATCGGCACGGTGGAGATGCGGGTCCGCGACGAGCGGATCAAGAGCGAGCGCACCACCCCGGAGGCGACCGACCTGCACGCGATCCTCGCGGTGATGCGCGAGCGCGGCGCCGACTCGGTGGTGATGGAGGTCTCCAGCCACGCCCTGGTGTTCGGCCGGGTGGACGGCGTGCAGTACGACGTCGCGGTCTTCAACAACCTGACGCCGGAGCACCTGGACTTCCACCCGGACATGGAGGACTACTACCGGGCCAAGGCCCGGCTGTTCGAGCCCGGCCGGTCGGCGGCCGCGGTGGTCAACCTGGACGAGGAGTACGGCCGTCGGCTGGCCGGCGAGACCACGCTGCCGCTGACCACCTTCTCGGCCTCCGGCGACCCGGCGGCCGACTGGCGCGCGGTCGACGTGCACCTGGGCCCGGCCGGCTCGACCTTCACCGTGCAGGGCCCGGACGGCCGTTCGGCGCTGGCCGGCGTGCCGCTGCCCGGACCGTTCAACGTCTCCAACGCGCTGGCCGCGATCACCGCGCTGGTCACCGCCGGCGTGCCGCTGGAGCGGGCGGCGGCCGGGGTGGCCGCCGCGCCGGGCGTGCCGGGCCGGCTGGAGCGGGTGGAGGCCGGCCAGGAGTACGTCGCGGTGGTGGACTACGCGCACAAGCCGGACGCGCTGAAGGCGGTGCTGCGTTCGCTGCGCGAGGTGACCAAGGGCCGGCTGCACGTGGTGGTCGGCTGCGGCGGCGACCGGGACCCGTTCAAGCGCGCGCCGATGGGCGCGATCGCCGCCGCGCTGGCCGACACCGCGGTGCTGACCAGCGACAACCCGCGGTCCGAGGACGCGCTGGCGATCCTGGCCAGCATGCTCTCCGGCGCCGCCGAGGTGCCGGAGAGCGAGCGCGGCGAGGTGCTGGTGGTGCCGGACCGGGCCGAGGCGATCGCCGACGCGGTGGCCCGGGCGCACCCGGGCGACACCGTGCTGGTGGCCGGCAAGGGCCACGAGCTGGGGCAGTACGTGAAGGGCGAGGTCCGCCCGTTCGACGACCGGGAGGTGCTGCGCGAGGCCATCGCGCACGTCCGGCCCGAGCAGCGAGGAGTGGAGCAGCGGTGA